In a genomic window of Streptomyces pristinaespiralis:
- a CDS encoding chorismate mutase family protein, whose protein sequence is MTPPAIPAAPPATGPAPATDPLDALRARLDAADAALLDAVRTRLDICLRIGEYKRLHQVPMMQPHRIAQVHANAARYAADHGIDPAFLRTLYDTIITETCRLEDEWIASGGAPVPTPVHASASARGAVS, encoded by the coding sequence ATGACCCCGCCCGCCATCCCCGCCGCCCCGCCCGCCACCGGGCCCGCCCCCGCCACCGACCCCCTCGACGCGCTGCGCGCCCGCCTGGACGCCGCGGACGCCGCCCTGCTGGACGCCGTCCGCACACGCCTGGACATCTGCCTGCGCATCGGCGAGTACAAGCGCCTCCACCAGGTGCCGATGATGCAGCCCCACCGGATCGCCCAGGTCCACGCCAACGCCGCCCGCTACGCCGCCGACCACGGCATCGACCCCGCCTTCCTGCGCACCCTGTACGACACGATCATCACCGAGACCTGCCGCCTCGAGGACGAGTGGATCGCCTCCGGCGGCGCCCCCGTCCCCACGCCCGTGCACGCGTCCGCGTCCGCGCGGGGGGCCGTGTCGTGA
- a CDS encoding cytochrome P450 — protein MPPTPRPTTDDGGRELLAWLREMRHHHPVHEDEYGAFHVFRHADVLTVASDPGVYSSQLSRLRPGSQALSEQILSVIDPPMHRTLRRLVSQAFTPRTVADLEPRVTELAGQLLDAVDGDTFDLVADFAYPLPVIVIAELLGVPPADRTLFRSWSDRMLQMQVADPADMQFGDDADEDYQRLVKEPMRAMHAYLHDHVTDRRARPANDLISALVAARVEGERLTDEQIVEFGALLLMAGHVSTSMLLGNTVLCLKDHPRAEAAARADRSLIPALIEEVLRLRPPITVMARVTTKDTVLAGTTIPAGRMVVPSLLSANHDEQVFTDPDHLDLAREGRQIAFGHGIHYCLGAPLARLEGRIALEALFDRFPDFSPTDGAKLRYHRDGLFGVKNLPLTVRRG, from the coding sequence ATGCCCCCCACCCCCCGGCCCACCACCGACGACGGCGGCCGTGAACTGCTCGCCTGGCTGCGCGAGATGCGCCACCACCACCCCGTCCACGAGGACGAATACGGTGCCTTCCACGTCTTCCGGCACGCCGACGTCCTCACCGTCGCCTCCGACCCCGGCGTCTACTCCTCCCAGCTCAGCCGGCTACGGCCCGGCTCCCAGGCGTTGAGCGAACAGATCCTGTCGGTCATCGACCCGCCGATGCACCGCACCCTGCGCCGCCTGGTCAGCCAGGCCTTCACCCCCCGCACCGTCGCCGACCTCGAACCACGCGTCACCGAACTGGCCGGGCAACTGCTCGACGCCGTCGACGGCGACACGTTCGACCTCGTCGCCGACTTCGCCTACCCGCTGCCCGTGATCGTGATCGCCGAACTCCTCGGCGTGCCGCCCGCCGACCGCACCCTGTTCCGCTCCTGGTCCGACCGGATGCTGCAGATGCAGGTCGCCGACCCGGCGGACATGCAGTTCGGCGACGACGCCGACGAGGACTACCAACGCCTCGTCAAAGAACCCATGCGCGCCATGCACGCCTACCTCCACGACCACGTCACCGACCGCCGCGCCCGCCCCGCGAACGACCTGATCTCCGCACTCGTCGCCGCCCGCGTGGAGGGCGAACGACTCACCGACGAGCAGATCGTCGAATTCGGGGCGCTGCTGCTGATGGCCGGCCACGTCTCCACCTCCATGCTGCTCGGCAACACCGTGCTGTGCCTGAAGGACCACCCCCGGGCCGAGGCCGCCGCCCGCGCCGACCGGTCCCTGATCCCCGCCCTGATCGAAGAAGTACTGCGGCTGCGGCCGCCGATCACCGTCATGGCCCGCGTCACCACCAAGGACACCGTCCTCGCCGGCACCACCATCCCCGCCGGACGCATGGTCGTGCCCTCCCTGCTGTCCGCCAACCACGACGAACAGGTCTTCACCGACCCCGACCACCTCGACCTCGCCCGCGAAGGCCGCCAGATCGCCTTCGGCCACGGCATCCACTACTGCCTGGGCGCCCCGCTCGCCCGCCTGGAGGGCCGCATCGCCCTGGAAGCCCTCTTCGACCGCTTCCCCGACTTCTCGCCCACCGACGGCGCAAAACTGCGCTACCACCGCGACGGACTGTTCGGCGTCAAGAACCTGCCGCTGACCGTACGGCGCGGCTGA
- a CDS encoding ornithine cyclodeaminase family protein has product METWVLGRRDVAEVVAAVGRDELMRRIIDRLTGGLAEIGRGERHLSPLRGGLERSEPVPGIWEWMPHREPGDHITLKTVGYSPANPARFGLPTILGTVARYDDTTGALTALMDGVLLTALRTGAASAVASRLLARPDSHTLGLIGTGAQAVTQLHALSLVLPLQRALVWDTDPAHRESFARRAAFTGVSVEIAEPARIAAEADVISTATSVAVGQGPVLPDTGVREHLHINAVGADLVGKTELPLGLLERAFVTADHPEQALREGECQQLSADRLGPQLAHLCADPAAAAGRQDTLSVFDSTGFAFEDALAMEVFLEAAAERDLGIRVGIEHHPGDALDPYALQPLPLPLAAPAH; this is encoded by the coding sequence ATGGAGACCTGGGTCCTGGGCCGGCGCGACGTCGCCGAGGTGGTGGCCGCCGTCGGCCGCGACGAACTCATGCGCCGCATCATCGACCGCCTCACCGGCGGACTGGCCGAGATCGGCCGCGGCGAGCGGCACCTGTCCCCGCTGCGCGGCGGACTGGAACGCAGCGAACCCGTGCCCGGCATCTGGGAATGGATGCCGCACCGCGAACCCGGCGACCACATCACCCTCAAGACCGTCGGCTACAGCCCCGCCAACCCCGCCCGCTTCGGCCTGCCGACCATCCTGGGCACCGTCGCCCGCTACGACGACACCACCGGCGCCCTGACCGCCCTGATGGACGGCGTGCTGCTCACCGCCCTGCGCACCGGCGCCGCCTCCGCCGTCGCCTCCCGCCTGCTGGCCCGCCCCGACAGCCACACCCTGGGACTGATCGGCACCGGCGCCCAGGCCGTCACCCAACTGCACGCCCTGTCCCTGGTACTGCCCCTGCAACGGGCCCTGGTGTGGGACACCGACCCCGCCCACCGGGAAAGCTTCGCCCGGCGCGCCGCGTTCACCGGCGTCAGCGTCGAGATCGCCGAGCCCGCCCGGATCGCCGCCGAGGCCGACGTCATCTCCACCGCCACCTCGGTAGCCGTCGGCCAGGGCCCGGTCCTGCCCGACACCGGCGTCCGCGAGCACCTGCACATCAACGCCGTCGGCGCGGACCTCGTCGGCAAGACGGAACTGCCGCTCGGCCTGCTCGAGCGGGCGTTCGTCACCGCCGACCACCCCGAGCAGGCGCTGCGCGAGGGCGAGTGCCAGCAACTCTCCGCCGACCGGCTCGGCCCGCAGCTGGCCCACCTGTGCGCCGACCCGGCGGCCGCCGCCGGCCGGCAGGACACCCTGAGCGTCTTCGACTCCACCGGCTTCGCCTTCGAGGACGCCCTGGCGATGGAAGTGTTCCTCGAGGCCGCCGCCGAACGGGACCTGGGCATCCGGGTGGGCATCGAACACCACCCCGGCGACGCCCTGGACCCCTACGCCCTCCAGCCCCTGCCCCTGCCCCTGGCCGCCCCCGCCCACTGA
- a CDS encoding (2,3-dihydroxybenzoyl)adenylate synthase: MLDGCVPWPEDVAAKYRAAGYWRGEPLGMLLGRWAEQYGEREALVGADGCSRVTYRALDRWCDRLAAGFAARGIGAGERVLVQLPNTPEFVAVCFALFRLGALPVFALPAHRAAEVGHLLELSGAVAHILPGTGTGYDHVAAAVEARARRARPVQVFVAGEAPAVLPEGFTALADVDGDPVAPADVDASDVAFFLLSGGTTALPKLIPRTHDDYAYQCRVTAGICGLDADSVYLAVLPAEFNFPFGCPGILGTLHAGGRVVFALSPQPEECFALIEREHVTFTSVIPTIVHLWLAAAAQGHGRDLGSLQLLQVGSAKLHEELAARIGPELGVRLQQVFGMAEGLLTFTRDDDPADVVLRTQGRPVSEADEIRVADPDGRPVPRGETGELLTRGPYTLRGYYRAPEHNARAFTEDGFYRSGDLVRLTADGQLVVEGRIKDVVIRGGDKVSATEVEGHLGAHPDVQQAAVVAMPDPVWGEKVCAYIVPAPGRPAPPMAALRRLLRARGLADYKLPDRVEVVDAFPLTGLNKVDKKALAADIAAKTAPTRPTTAGHGPTTDGDTAGGGGSAGGVTAAGGGREEAA; encoded by the coding sequence ATGCTGGACGGATGCGTTCCCTGGCCCGAGGATGTGGCCGCGAAGTACCGGGCGGCCGGCTACTGGCGGGGCGAGCCGCTGGGCATGCTGCTGGGCCGCTGGGCGGAGCAGTACGGCGAGCGGGAGGCGCTGGTCGGCGCGGACGGGTGCTCCCGTGTCACCTACCGTGCCCTGGACCGCTGGTGCGACCGGCTGGCGGCGGGGTTCGCGGCGCGCGGGATCGGCGCCGGCGAGCGGGTGCTGGTGCAGCTGCCGAACACGCCCGAGTTCGTCGCGGTGTGCTTCGCGCTGTTCCGTCTGGGCGCGCTGCCGGTGTTCGCGCTGCCCGCGCACCGTGCCGCCGAGGTGGGGCACCTGCTCGAGCTGTCCGGCGCCGTCGCCCACATCCTGCCGGGCACCGGCACCGGCTACGACCATGTCGCGGCGGCCGTGGAGGCCCGTGCCCGCCGTGCCCGCCCGGTGCAGGTGTTCGTGGCGGGCGAGGCGCCCGCGGTGCTGCCCGAGGGGTTCACCGCGCTGGCCGACGTGGACGGCGACCCGGTGGCGCCGGCGGACGTGGACGCCTCCGACGTGGCGTTCTTCCTGCTGTCCGGGGGGACGACCGCGCTGCCGAAGCTGATCCCGCGCACCCACGACGACTACGCCTACCAGTGCCGGGTCACGGCCGGTATCTGCGGCCTGGACGCGGACAGTGTCTATCTGGCGGTGCTGCCGGCCGAGTTCAACTTCCCCTTCGGCTGCCCGGGCATCCTGGGCACCCTGCACGCCGGCGGGCGGGTGGTGTTCGCGCTGTCACCGCAGCCCGAGGAGTGCTTCGCGCTGATCGAACGCGAACACGTCACCTTCACCTCCGTCATCCCCACGATCGTGCACCTGTGGCTGGCGGCCGCCGCACAAGGCCACGGCCGCGACCTGGGCAGCCTTCAGCTGCTGCAGGTCGGCAGCGCCAAACTCCACGAGGAGCTCGCCGCCCGGATCGGCCCCGAACTGGGGGTGCGGCTGCAGCAGGTGTTCGGCATGGCCGAGGGACTGCTGACCTTCACCCGCGACGACGACCCGGCGGACGTGGTGCTGCGCACCCAGGGCCGGCCGGTGTCCGAGGCCGACGAGATACGCGTCGCCGACCCCGACGGCCGGCCCGTGCCCCGCGGTGAGACCGGTGAACTGCTCACCCGCGGCCCCTACACGCTGCGCGGCTACTACCGGGCCCCCGAGCACAACGCCCGCGCGTTCACCGAGGACGGCTTCTACCGCAGCGGCGATCTGGTGCGGCTCACCGCCGACGGGCAGTTGGTGGTGGAGGGCAGGATCAAGGACGTCGTCATCCGCGGCGGCGACAAGGTCTCCGCGACCGAGGTCGAGGGCCACCTGGGCGCCCACCCCGACGTCCAGCAGGCCGCCGTCGTCGCCATGCCCGACCCGGTGTGGGGCGAGAAGGTCTGCGCCTACATCGTGCCCGCACCCGGCCGTCCCGCACCGCCGATGGCGGCGCTGCGCCGGCTGCTGCGCGCGCGGGGACTGGCCGACTACAAGCTTCCCGACCGGGTGGAGGTCGTCGACGCGTTCCCGCTGACCGGCCTCAACAAGGTCGACAAGAAGGCCCTGGCGGCCGACATCGCCGCCAAGACCGCCCCCACCCGCCCCACCACCGCCGGCCACGGCCCGACCACGGACGGCGATACGGCCGGTGGGGGTGGGTCCGCGGGCGGGGTGACGGCCGCCGGTGGCGGGCGGGAGGAGGCGGCGTGA
- a CDS encoding N5-glutamine methyltransferase family protein, translating into MTAAAPTLAQALDEATGQLTGAGITADAARADTRLLAAHACQVAPGDLDTCLAGPVPPRFWHYVRRRLTREPAERIVGHAYFMGHRFDLAPGVFVPKPETEEITRDAIARLEALVRRGTPAPLVVDLCAGPGTMAVTLARHVPAARVLGIELSQAAARAARRNARGTGARIVQGDARDAFPELSGTVDLVVTNPPYIPIGLRTSAPEVLEHDPPLALWAGEEGLGMIRAMERTAARLLAPGGVLLLEHGSYQLASVPALFRATGRWSHASSRPTCNDGCLTAVRNHTCAPPA; encoded by the coding sequence GTGACCGCCGCCGCACCCACCCTCGCCCAGGCGCTGGACGAGGCCACCGGGCAGCTGACCGGCGCCGGGATCACCGCCGACGCCGCCCGGGCCGACACCCGGCTGCTGGCCGCCCACGCCTGCCAGGTCGCCCCGGGGGACCTCGACACCTGCCTGGCCGGCCCGGTGCCGCCCCGGTTCTGGCACTACGTCCGGCGCCGTCTGACCCGCGAACCCGCCGAACGCATCGTCGGCCACGCCTACTTCATGGGCCACCGCTTCGACCTGGCCCCCGGCGTCTTCGTCCCCAAACCCGAGACCGAGGAGATCACCCGGGACGCCATCGCCCGCCTGGAGGCCCTCGTCCGCCGCGGCACCCCCGCACCCCTGGTCGTCGACCTGTGCGCCGGACCGGGCACCATGGCCGTCACCCTGGCCCGCCACGTACCGGCCGCCCGCGTCCTGGGCATCGAACTCTCCCAGGCCGCCGCCCGCGCCGCCCGGCGCAACGCCCGCGGCACCGGCGCCCGCATCGTGCAGGGCGACGCCCGCGACGCCTTCCCCGAACTGAGCGGCACCGTCGACCTCGTCGTCACCAACCCGCCCTACATCCCCATCGGACTGCGCACCTCCGCACCCGAAGTGCTCGAGCACGACCCGCCGCTGGCCCTGTGGGCCGGGGAGGAGGGCCTCGGCATGATCCGCGCCATGGAACGCACCGCGGCCCGGCTGCTGGCCCCCGGCGGCGTCCTGCTCCTCGAACACGGCTCCTACCAACTCGCCTCCGTGCCCGCCCTGTTCCGCGCAACCGGCCGCTGGAGCCACGCCTCGTCCCGTCCCACCTGCAACGACGGCTGCCTGACCGCCGTACGCAACCACACCTGCGCACCGCCCGCCTGA
- the pabB gene encoding aminodeoxychorismate synthase component I, with the protein MRTVRTLLIDNYDSFTYNLFQMLAEVNGAAPLVVRNDDTRTWQALAPGDFDNVVVSPGPGHPATDTDLGLSRRVITEWDLPLLGVCLGHQALCLLAGAAVVHAPEPFHGRTSDIRHDGQGLFANIPSPLTVVRYHSLTVRQLPADLRATAHTADGQLMAVAHRHLPRFGVQFHPESISSEHGHRMLANFRDLSLRAAGHRPPHTERIPAPAPAPAPAPAPAPPASAPVGEYRLHVREVACVPDADAAFTALFADAPARFWLDSSRVEPGLARFTFLGAPAGPLGEQITYDVADRAVRVKDGSGGETRRPGTLFDHLEHELAARALPATGLPFEFNLGYVGYLGYETKADSGGEDAHRGELPDGAFMFADRMLALDHEQGRAWLLALSSTRRPATAPAAERWLTDAARTLATTAPRPPFTLLPDDQLPALDVHYRHSLPRYRELVEECRRLITDGETYEVCLTNMLRVPGRIDPLTAYRALRTVSPAPYAAYLQFPGATVLSSSPERFLRIGADGWAESKPIKGTRPRGAGPAQDAAVKASLAAAEKDRSENLMIVDLVRNDLGQVCDIGSVHVPGLFEVETYATVHQLVSTVRGRLAADVSRPRAVRAAFPGGSMTGAPKVRTMQFIDRLEKGPRGVYSGALGYFALSGAADLSIVIRTIVATEEAATIGVGGAVVALSDPDDEVREMLLKAQTTLAALRQAHAAATASDRELLAGSLR; encoded by the coding sequence GTGCGCACCGTGCGAACCCTGCTGATCGACAACTACGACTCGTTCACCTACAACCTCTTCCAGATGCTGGCCGAGGTGAACGGCGCCGCTCCGCTCGTCGTCCGCAACGACGACACCCGCACCTGGCAGGCCCTGGCGCCGGGCGACTTCGACAACGTCGTCGTCTCACCCGGCCCCGGCCACCCCGCCACCGACACCGACCTGGGCCTCAGCCGCCGGGTGATCACCGAATGGGACCTGCCGCTGCTCGGGGTGTGCCTGGGCCACCAGGCCCTGTGCCTGCTCGCCGGCGCCGCCGTCGTCCACGCACCCGAACCCTTTCACGGCCGCACCAGCGACATCCGCCACGACGGGCAGGGCCTGTTCGCGAACATCCCCTCCCCGCTGACCGTGGTCCGCTACCACTCGCTGACCGTCCGGCAACTGCCCGCCGACCTGCGCGCCACCGCCCACACCGCCGACGGGCAGCTGATGGCCGTCGCCCACCGCCACCTGCCCCGCTTCGGCGTGCAGTTCCACCCCGAATCGATCAGCAGCGAACACGGCCACCGGATGCTCGCCAACTTCCGCGACCTGTCCCTGCGCGCGGCCGGCCACCGCCCCCCGCACACCGAACGCATACCCGCACCCGCACCCGCCCCCGCCCCCGCCCCCGCACCGGCACCGCCCGCGTCCGCGCCGGTGGGGGAGTACCGGCTGCATGTGCGCGAGGTCGCCTGCGTGCCCGACGCGGACGCCGCGTTCACCGCCCTGTTCGCCGACGCCCCGGCCCGGTTCTGGCTCGACAGCAGCCGCGTCGAGCCGGGCCTCGCCCGCTTCACCTTCCTCGGCGCCCCCGCCGGCCCGCTCGGCGAACAGATCACCTACGACGTCGCCGACCGGGCCGTGCGCGTCAAGGACGGTTCAGGCGGCGAGACCCGCCGGCCCGGCACCCTCTTCGACCACCTGGAACACGAACTGGCCGCCCGCGCCCTGCCCGCCACCGGCCTGCCCTTCGAGTTCAACCTCGGCTACGTCGGCTACCTCGGCTACGAGACCAAGGCCGACAGCGGCGGCGAGGACGCCCACCGCGGCGAACTGCCCGACGGCGCCTTCATGTTCGCCGACCGGATGCTCGCCCTCGACCACGAACAGGGCCGGGCCTGGCTCCTGGCACTGAGCAGCACCCGACGGCCCGCCACCGCACCCGCCGCCGAACGCTGGCTCACCGACGCCGCCCGGACCCTCGCCACCACCGCCCCCCGCCCGCCCTTCACCCTGCTGCCCGACGACCAACTGCCCGCCCTGGACGTCCACTACCGCCACAGCCTGCCCCGCTACCGGGAACTGGTCGAGGAATGCCGCCGCCTGATCACCGACGGCGAGACCTACGAGGTGTGCCTGACGAACATGCTCCGGGTGCCCGGCCGGATCGACCCGCTCACCGCCTACCGCGCCCTGCGCACCGTCAGCCCCGCCCCCTACGCCGCCTACCTGCAGTTCCCCGGGGCCACCGTGCTCAGCTCCTCACCCGAACGGTTCCTGCGCATCGGCGCGGACGGCTGGGCGGAGTCCAAACCCATCAAGGGCACCCGCCCCCGCGGCGCCGGCCCCGCCCAGGACGCCGCCGTCAAGGCCTCCCTCGCCGCGGCCGAGAAGGACCGCAGCGAGAACCTGATGATCGTCGACCTGGTCCGCAACGACCTCGGCCAGGTCTGCGACATCGGCTCCGTCCACGTACCGGGCCTGTTCGAGGTGGAGACCTACGCCACCGTCCACCAGCTCGTCAGCACGGTCCGCGGCCGCCTGGCGGCCGACGTCTCCCGCCCCCGCGCGGTACGGGCCGCCTTCCCCGGCGGGTCGATGACCGGCGCGCCCAAGGTCCGCACCATGCAGTTCATCGACCGGCTCGAGAAGGGCCCGCGCGGCGTGTACTCGGGCGCGCTGGGCTACTTCGCCCTCAGCGGCGCGGCCGACCTCAGCATCGTCATCCGCACCATCGTCGCCACCGAGGAGGCCGCCACCATCGGCGTGGGCGGCGCCGTCGTCGCCCTGTCCGACCCCGACGACGAGGTCCGCGAAATGCTCCTCAAGGCGCAGACCACCCTCGCCGCCCTGCGCCAGGCACACGCGGCCGCCACCGCCTCGGACCGTGAACTCCTGGCCGGCAGCCTGCGGTGA
- a CDS encoding AfsR/SARP family transcriptional regulator produces the protein MDIDILGALSARENNITVTPTAPKPRQVLALLALNAGQVVPMSALSEELWGPTPPRSARTTVQTYILQLRELITRALGHGNTGRTAKDVLTTGPGGYRLDVGGGTLDFREFERRAGAGYRAMDAGDYPGAAKRLRDALSLWTGSALADVPAGARLTLEARRLEEARLCALDQRIEADLRLGRHRELLAELTVLVGRHRLHESLHGQFMLALHRSGRRGEALSVYQRLRTTLVTELGLEPSAQLSRLQRSLLTAGPETPVPPAPAAAAAGHRDGRPAGHRPAATAG, from the coding sequence ATGGACATCGACATACTCGGCGCGCTGTCGGCGCGCGAGAACAACATCACCGTCACACCCACCGCGCCCAAACCACGTCAGGTCCTCGCCCTGCTGGCGCTCAACGCGGGCCAGGTGGTGCCGATGTCCGCCCTCAGCGAGGAACTGTGGGGCCCCACACCGCCGCGCAGCGCCCGCACCACCGTGCAGACCTACATCCTCCAGCTGCGCGAACTGATCACCCGCGCCCTCGGCCACGGGAACACCGGCCGCACCGCCAAGGACGTCCTGACCACCGGACCCGGCGGCTACCGCCTCGACGTGGGCGGCGGCACCCTGGACTTCCGCGAGTTCGAACGCCGGGCCGGCGCCGGCTACCGGGCCATGGACGCCGGCGACTACCCCGGCGCCGCGAAACGGCTGCGCGACGCCCTGTCCCTGTGGACCGGCTCCGCACTGGCCGACGTACCCGCCGGCGCCCGCCTCACCCTGGAGGCCAGGCGCCTCGAAGAGGCCCGCCTGTGCGCCCTGGACCAGCGCATCGAGGCCGACCTGCGCCTGGGCCGCCACCGCGAACTGCTCGCCGAACTGACCGTCCTGGTCGGCCGCCACCGCCTCCACGAGAGCCTGCACGGCCAGTTCATGCTCGCCCTGCACCGCTCCGGCCGCCGCGGCGAGGCCTTGAGCGTCTACCAGCGCCTGCGCACCACCCTCGTCACCGAACTGGGCCTGGAACCCTCCGCCCAGCTCAGCCGGCTCCAGCGCTCCCTGCTCACCGCCGGCCCCGAAACCCCCGTACCCCCCGCCCCGGCCGCAGCGGCCGCCGGGCACAGGGACGGACGGCCCGCCGGGCACCGGCCCGCCGCCACGGCCGGCTGA
- a CDS encoding prephenate dehydrogenase/arogenate dehydrogenase family protein: MFSHWLVRSGVAVTWLDVAGAGAADGVRVVAGDVRRPGPEAVAALAAADVVVLAVPEPVAWEAVEVLAGVMRPGAVLADTLSVKSRIAGRLREAAPGLQAVGLNPMFAPSLGLQGRPVAAVVVTDGPGVRALVELVAGWGARVVEMPARRHDELTAAQQAATHAAVLAFGLGLGELSVDVGALRDSAPPPHLAMLALLARIAGGTPEVYFDIQAANPGAPAARQALGRGLVRLGQAVERGDEETFAALFAELRGVLGEHGAELERLCARMFTALH; encoded by the coding sequence ATGTTCAGCCACTGGCTGGTGCGTTCGGGGGTGGCGGTGACCTGGCTGGACGTGGCCGGGGCCGGTGCGGCGGACGGGGTGCGGGTGGTGGCCGGTGATGTGCGGCGGCCGGGGCCGGAGGCGGTCGCGGCGCTGGCGGCGGCGGACGTGGTGGTGCTGGCGGTGCCGGAGCCGGTGGCGTGGGAGGCGGTGGAGGTGCTGGCGGGGGTGATGCGGCCCGGTGCGGTGCTCGCGGACACCTTGTCGGTCAAGAGCCGGATCGCCGGGCGGCTGCGTGAGGCGGCGCCGGGGCTGCAGGCGGTGGGGCTGAACCCGATGTTCGCCCCCTCGCTGGGTCTTCAGGGGCGGCCGGTGGCGGCGGTGGTGGTCACCGACGGGCCCGGTGTGCGGGCCCTGGTGGAGCTGGTGGCCGGGTGGGGGGCCCGGGTGGTGGAGATGCCGGCGCGGCGGCACGACGAGCTGACCGCCGCGCAGCAGGCCGCCACGCATGCCGCGGTGCTGGCCTTCGGGCTGGGCCTGGGTGAGCTGTCGGTGGACGTGGGGGCGCTGCGGGACAGTGCCCCGCCGCCGCATCTGGCGATGCTGGCGCTGCTGGCCCGGATCGCCGGCGGGACGCCGGAGGTGTATTTCGACATCCAGGCCGCCAACCCCGGCGCGCCGGCCGCGCGGCAGGCGCTGGGCCGCGGCCTGGTGCGGCTGGGGCAGGCCGTCGAGAGGGGCGACGAGGAGACGTTCGCCGCCCTGTTCGCCGAACTGCGCGGTGTGCTGGGCGAGCACGGTGCGGAGCTGGAACGGCTGTGCGCGCGGATGTTCACCGCCCTGCACTGA